The DNA region TAATACTGCTTATTATTCCATTAGCGCCTCTTCCAAAATTAACGCTGCCGGGTGTAACATAAGCACCAGAATTATTAATTTGTGCTATCCCGCCATTTGGTGATTTTTCTGACCACTGATTGTCGAAGTTGTTAAAACCGCCTACTACAAATAAATTATTGTTAGACAAGGTTGTAAAATCGAAAATCAATGCAGTTCTTGAACCACCTTCACTGCGGTAAGTAGCACCATTACTCGAAAAATTGGGATCAATACTTACCTTACCATCGATTTTAAGTATTGGGCCAAAAAAGGTCTGCTCATTAGTAATCACAGATAAGCCACCCGTGCTGGCATCATCAGGTACCTTAATGCGGGCTGTACTATCGGTAAAATTTAATACCGTAGCTTCTGTTTCATTGACGTAAAACTTGAAATTGCCTTCGTATTTTTTTAAACCCCTGATCAAAACGGTTACTTCCGAGCCTTGTGCGGCGAGTTCCGGATCCGGGAATGCATCATCAAACTTTACGCCTAAGGGCTGCTTTCCGCCGGCATAGGGGTCTTCGCCGATGATCTCCTTTTTTTTGCAGGAATAAAGTATCAATGCTATAAACAGGATTAGCATTTGGGTAAACCGGAGCCTATTTTTGTAATTATTAAACATAGTTTCTTTGTATTTTAGCTTTTAATAATTAGTTATTTTGCTGGTAAAATGCCATAAGACTGTACCGTAGTGATAAAAACATCATCGGTAAAACCAAAATTATGTTTGTTGACTAAGAAGGTTCCACTTGCCCGGTTCTGAGCCAGTACATGCACAATTCCATTGCTCGGCTCAATGTCTGAACTGGCTACAGGTATGTAGATTAAATCCTTTTGGGGGTCTACAAAACTCGGAATATAGGCCAGGTAAAGCTGCCGATAGCCTGCATATTTTACCGCTGGTGCATCATTATAAAGCACCCCGATATTCATCGTTCGCCCGTTACGGGAAGTATATCCCTGGCCCGGAAAAGCCAGCATGTTTAAGGTATCGATTTGCGGATAATCCTTAAGTTTATTGGTGCCTTTAAATACATAAAGCGATAAAAGTTCTCTCCATGCTTGCGGTTTGATTTGCTCCAGCCTGGCCACCGTATCTCTGCCATTGGTTCTGAGATACCGGTTAAGCACTTTTACCGATTTATAAATAGTAGAACTGGTTGGCGCAAAGAATGTGATGTTTTCTTTATCGAAAACATCGTTCATTTCGGCCAACTCAATTACCCTGGTTAAAGTATCAAAATAGGCAGGCTTTGATTTTAAATAGGCCAATATACTCCCGTTGTAAACGCCGTTGTGGGTTCCACTATCGAAAAAATATTTTTTTTGGCAGGCGCTAAACAAGCTTATGCTTACAGCAACTAAAATTAGCGCCTTGGTTATTTGTTTACGTTTCATATTATCTCCAGTAATCGTTTAAAGTCATGGCCGGGTTATCTGTTAATGCTGATGCGTCTATTGGCCAGGTCCAGGCACCTGCATTAAATGCGCCCACTGTAATTGGGTATTTACAAAATTCAGCGTCTAAAATGCGTTTGGTACGTACCAGGTCGTAATAAAAGTGTCCTTCACCAATTAATTCCCTTACACGTTCGAAATAAATATCATCTTTCAAATTTTCGCTGGTACTGGTAATTGCCTGTGCTCCGGCACGCTCTCTAACCCGGTTTAAATACCCTTTTGCGGCATCATCTTCGCCTAATTCGGCAAGTGCTTCTGCCGTTAACAGATAGGCGTCTGATAAACGGAAAATAATTAAATCATCATCGTTTCGAATACTTGTTCCATTTAAATACACATTGGCAAACTTTTTAAACTGAAAGCTGGTATTATTCGCAAATAGGTTTTCAAACCAAAGGCTTTTCCTGGTATCGGGTTCCGAATCGTTAAAAATATTTTTAAGACCCTCTTTTTCATAATATCCCCTGCTCTTTGTAAAGCTTGATTGACCCAATAAAGGGTAGTGGCTCAATGCAAACCCGATATTGGCATAACCAGATAAAATTTCGCCATTATTAAAGCTTTGATAAATTTCGAACAGGCTTTCTCTGGTACGGCCTTTAAATAAGCGTTTGTTATCTTCAACAGTATAGGCCATTAAGCCATAATCCTTTGATGAATCCAATTCCATTCCCAACTGTTTTACGGCATTGTAGTACCCTGGTTTGTTTGTATCTACA from Pedobacter endophyticus includes:
- a CDS encoding fasciclin domain-containing protein, which produces MKRKQITKALILVAVSISLFSACQKKYFFDSGTHNGVYNGSILAYLKSKPAYFDTLTRVIELAEMNDVFDKENITFFAPTSSTIYKSVKVLNRYLRTNGRDTVARLEQIKPQAWRELLSLYVFKGTNKLKDYPQIDTLNMLAFPGQGYTSRNGRTMNIGVLYNDAPAVKYAGYRQLYLAYIPSFVDPQKDLIYIPVASSDIEPSNGIVHVLAQNRASGTFLVNKHNFGFTDDVFITTVQSYGILPAK
- a CDS encoding RagB/SusD family nutrient uptake outer membrane protein, translated to MRKYTIILFAALTLSGMGCKKFLNIVPNDALSGNNFWQTRNDVETFTNGLYASLRRKIGSGFVPAGDLRSSYIATDDSYGTYLSRNDLRGLQASSGQWSGGWSFGSMTRWKPFYDIISSANLLYKQVDAVPSGVLSDADRKRYKAEAVFMRNLCYFFMVRLYGDIPYFTSDPGTNTIPRVPMVQVLNNCIADMEAVKADLPWSYTNPNLIGVRAMRGGAIALEMHMNLWAAGFDVDTNKPGYYNAVKQLGMELDSSKDYGLMAYTVEDNKRLFKGRTRESLFEIYQSFNNGEILSGYANIGFALSHYPLLGQSSFTKSRGYYEKEGLKNIFNDSEPDTRKSLWFENLFANNTSFQFKKFANVYLNGTSIRNDDDLIIFRLSDAYLLTAEALAELGEDDAAKGYLNRVRERAGAQAITSTSENLKDDIYFERVRELIGEGHFYYDLVRTKRILDAEFCKYPITVGAFNAGAWTWPIDASALTDNPAMTLNDYWR